The genomic segment GGATCTCTACGCTTCAAAATCCCCTCCGGAGAATACACCACCCGTTCCCCATCCACCCGATAGTTGGACCGATGAACCTGCCTGCCCAACGAATATTCCTTCTTCTTGCGACAATACAGCACACGAATCGCAAGAGAGTAAATTTCATCACCACTTGCCTTACAAGGATTTAATATAACATGAATACTCAATTTCTTCTTTTTGTTTCGCAGGTCCATTTACCGATTACACATTCTACTTCTCCGTAAAAGTACACATTTTGAACTTAAACATAGAATTTGTTATAAAAATAATAGATGAAAAATCGACTTATCAACAAACCGCAAATCATATTTGTTTAAATACCAAATCTTTATCCGGCAAATATATAACATCATAAATCAAACCCCGAAAAGACGGATGCTGTTACATTTCCATATCGTCCAAAGACAGCCCTTTTTGTATCAAACTGTATTTTGAGAACTCCTTGGGCAAGTTTGCCATTTTCTGCGCCAAGAGTGTGTAATTTATCTTATCCGGATTACGCTTGACTTCTGCAACCAAACCTTTTTTCTCAAAATCATTCAGAGCTATCAAGTCTATCTCGTTCTCCCCCTTACTATCCCAATAGTTACCCACAAGGGTCACATTGGTGGTTTCGGCTACCCTGTCCCTGAAATACTTCTCCAACATTCCACCGCTGTATTGCACATAGTGACTTTTAATATATGTATTCAATTCAGCATATTTCTCCAATTCGATAGCAGACTGATGAGGATAGATGAAACGGAACCAGAAATTCAGGAAATTATCTGCAATGTACCAACGCAGGTTTCTCGTACCCGGCTTGGACAACAACGGAAGTCTGCGCTGAATCAACGAATAACCTTCACTGAGATTATTGAGATAGGGGCCGCTGTTTTTTCCGATAATGCCGTCTATCTCTCCTTGCCGGGTATACCCCGACGCAATGAGCTGCAAGATAGAAAAATAAGTGCTATAATCACGTCCGAATTCTTGTACCAGCATATCCCGCCCTTCAGTCAGCAAAGGGGAGTCGGGCTGCGTCACAAAATCTATCATCGTCTCCAAAGTCACCGCCCCGGCATCCATCAACAAAGTGACATATTTAGCCACTCCGCCTGTCAGCGTGTACAGGCACAGCAAATCATCCGGAGTGTAGGCAGGATTATAATCACGTAAAATCTCTATGAGCACAGACGTCTTAAACGGTTTCAACACAAATTTAGACGTCAACCGTCCGAACAAAGGTTCTTTGTGGTCC from the Bacteroides eggerthii genome contains:
- a CDS encoding ATP-binding protein → MKFYNREDEMKLIRQTEERSRSTACFTAIMGRRRVGKTTLLRKALEGKKYIYLFVSRTSEVLLCDAFKREITDTLSIPIYGTPTRFRDLFELLMQHAASEHFTLIIDEFQDFDRVNPSIFSDIQNMWDRYSPLAKINFIVCGSIYSLMKHIFEDHKEPLFGRLTSKFVLKPFKTSVLIEILRDYNPAYTPDDLLCLYTLTGGVAKYVTLLMDAGAVTLETMIDFVTQPDSPLLTEGRDMLVQEFGRDYSTYFSILQLIASGYTRQGEIDGIIGKNSGPYLNNLSEGYSLIQRRLPLLSKPGTRNLRWYIADNFLNFWFRFIYPHQSAIELEKYAELNTYIKSHYVQYSGGMLEKYFRDRVAETTNVTLVGNYWDSKGENEIDLIALNDFEKKGLVAEVKRNPDKINYTLLAQKMANLPKEFSKYSLIQKGLSLDDMEM